A stretch of Crossiella cryophila DNA encodes these proteins:
- the dprA gene encoding DNA-processing protein DprA, with protein sequence MSADDPRLRLARAYLSRVAEPPAPALHRLVTELGAVAAADQVHRGDVPPPVSRETEARRTAFLPREDLAAAEALNARLLIPEDPDWPSWQFSSFAAAAAQGAAEAVPPLALWVRGEAPLAELVERAVAIVGSRSATPYGETIATELGIGLAELGVTVVSGAAMGIDGAAHRGAIIGNGPTVAVVACGLDIPYPAGHVGLLRRIVSHGGLILSEYPPGVQPAKHRFLVRNRLIAALGGGTVVVEAGIRSGATNTAAHTRTLGRPLMAVPGPVNSAMSVGCLALLRSGHAVPVGTAAQVIEASGRIGIDLSDTPEGPRRETDGLEPHALRVHEALPERSGLSAEEVAVESGLPLSRVRGLLPALELAGLAQRGDEGWHRLRANR encoded by the coding sequence ATGAGCGCGGACGACCCCCGCCTGCGCCTCGCCCGCGCTTACCTGTCCCGAGTCGCTGAACCCCCGGCCCCCGCACTGCACCGCCTCGTCACCGAGCTGGGCGCCGTGGCGGCCGCCGACCAAGTCCACCGCGGCGACGTCCCACCACCCGTCTCCAGGGAGACCGAGGCCCGCCGCACTGCCTTCCTCCCGCGGGAGGACCTCGCCGCTGCCGAGGCCCTGAACGCCCGCCTGCTCATTCCGGAAGACCCCGACTGGCCGAGTTGGCAGTTCTCCAGCTTCGCCGCGGCCGCGGCCCAGGGCGCGGCGGAGGCGGTGCCGCCGTTGGCGTTGTGGGTGCGTGGTGAGGCGCCGCTGGCCGAGCTGGTTGAGCGTGCTGTGGCGATCGTCGGTTCCCGGTCGGCGACTCCGTACGGCGAGACGATCGCGACCGAACTCGGTATCGGACTCGCCGAACTCGGTGTCACCGTCGTATCCGGAGCCGCGATGGGCATCGACGGCGCCGCGCACCGCGGCGCGATCATCGGCAACGGCCCCACCGTGGCCGTGGTCGCCTGCGGTCTCGACATCCCGTACCCGGCGGGGCACGTTGGCCTGTTGCGCCGGATCGTCTCCCACGGCGGCCTCATCCTCAGCGAGTACCCGCCCGGTGTTCAGCCGGCGAAGCACAGATTTCTAGTGCGCAACCGGCTCATTGCCGCACTTGGTGGCGGCACGGTTGTGGTCGAGGCCGGTATCCGCAGCGGCGCCACCAACACCGCCGCCCACACCCGCACCCTGGGCCGTCCGCTGATGGCGGTGCCCGGTCCGGTCAACTCGGCCATGTCGGTCGGTTGTCTGGCGCTGCTCCGGTCCGGCCATGCGGTGCCGGTGGGCACCGCGGCTCAGGTGATCGAGGCATCCGGCCGAATCGGTATCGACCTTTCTGACACCCCGGAAGGTCCGCGCAGGGAAACCGACGGCCTGGAACCCCACGCCCTCCGTGTGCACGAGGCGTTGCCAGAGCGGTCCGGATTGAGCGCGGAAGAGGTAGCTGTCGAGTCCGGACTGCCGCTGAGCCGGGTCAGAGGACTACTCCCCGCATTGGAACTCGCCGGACTCGCCCAGAGGGGCGACGAGGGTTGGCATCGGCTGCGAGCCAATAGATGA
- a CDS encoding YifB family Mg chelatase-like AAA ATPase encodes MPPARAWSVALFGVDGLLVEIEADLGGGRPGVQIVGLPDTALQQSKERVRAAVCNSEEPWPDRKITFALSPAALPKTGAGYDLALACVALAAAAAIPQEALDSTALLGELALDGRLRTIRGVLPALLAARRAGIRRAVVPSPALPEAGLVSDLDVYGADTLAEVLRWLRGEADLPTPKPTTTTTQTTPCPDLTDVVGQPEARWALEVAAAGGHHLLLVGPPGTGKTMLAERLAGLVPPLTGEQSLEVTAIHSLAGTLSADSPLITSPPFIAPHHSISVAGLIGGGSGLAKPGAISTAHHGVLFIDEVGELGPQRLESMRTALEQGEVRLARRDGLVRYPAQFQLVLATNPCPCAPPRDSECICQSSARRRYAARLSGPLMDRVDLQVRMRPLSHMHVDPDNPPENTATVRHRVLAARARAQHRWSQHGWPNNAAVPGPALHREYALPKPTTALLDRSLAHGVLTGRGADRCLRVAWTLSDLDQSDRPTADHVAAALEFRDRAPRP; translated from the coding sequence ATGCCCCCGGCCCGAGCCTGGTCCGTAGCCCTCTTCGGCGTGGACGGCCTCCTCGTCGAGATCGAGGCCGACCTCGGCGGCGGCCGCCCAGGCGTCCAGATCGTCGGCCTGCCCGACACCGCGCTCCAGCAGTCCAAGGAGCGGGTCCGTGCCGCCGTCTGCAACAGCGAGGAACCCTGGCCCGACCGGAAGATCACCTTCGCCCTGTCCCCAGCCGCCCTCCCCAAGACCGGCGCCGGCTACGACCTCGCCCTGGCCTGTGTCGCCCTGGCCGCGGCCGCCGCGATCCCCCAGGAAGCACTCGACTCCACCGCCCTGCTCGGCGAACTGGCCCTCGACGGTCGCCTCCGCACGATCCGCGGCGTCCTGCCCGCCCTGCTCGCCGCCCGCCGCGCAGGCATCCGCCGAGCCGTAGTCCCCAGCCCCGCCCTCCCCGAAGCGGGCCTGGTCTCCGATCTCGACGTCTACGGCGCCGACACCCTCGCCGAGGTCCTCCGCTGGCTCCGCGGCGAAGCCGACCTCCCCACCCCGAAGCCGACCACGACTACCACCCAGACCACCCCCTGCCCCGACCTCACCGACGTCGTAGGCCAACCCGAAGCCCGCTGGGCCCTGGAGGTCGCCGCCGCCGGGGGCCACCACCTGCTGCTCGTCGGCCCACCCGGCACCGGCAAGACGATGCTCGCCGAACGCCTAGCCGGCCTGGTCCCACCCCTCACCGGCGAACAGTCCCTGGAAGTCACCGCGATCCACTCCCTGGCAGGCACCCTGTCCGCCGACTCCCCACTCATCACCAGCCCGCCCTTCATCGCCCCACACCACTCCATCTCGGTCGCGGGCCTGATCGGCGGCGGCTCCGGCCTGGCCAAGCCCGGCGCGATCAGCACCGCCCACCACGGAGTCCTGTTCATCGACGAGGTCGGCGAACTCGGCCCCCAACGCCTGGAATCCATGCGCACCGCGCTGGAACAGGGTGAGGTCCGCCTGGCCCGCCGAGACGGCCTGGTCCGCTACCCAGCCCAGTTCCAGCTGGTCCTGGCCACCAACCCCTGCCCCTGCGCCCCACCCCGCGACAGCGAATGCATCTGCCAGTCCTCGGCCCGCCGCAGGTACGCCGCCCGCCTGTCCGGCCCGCTGATGGACCGGGTCGACCTCCAGGTCCGCATGCGCCCGCTCAGCCACATGCACGTCGACCCCGACAACCCGCCCGAGAACACCGCCACCGTCCGCCACCGAGTCCTGGCCGCCCGAGCCCGCGCCCAGCACCGCTGGTCCCAGCACGGCTGGCCCAACAACGCAGCCGTCCCCGGCCCCGCCCTGCACCGCGAATACGCCCTCCCGAAACCCACCACCGCCCTACTCGACCGCTCCCTGGCCCACGGCGTCCTCACCGGCAGAGGCGCCGACCGCTGCCTCCGCGTCGCCTGGACCCTCAGCGACCTCGACCAATCCGACCGCCCCACCGCCGACCACGTAGCCGCCGCCCTGGAATTCCGCGACCGAGCCCCCCGCCCCTGA
- a CDS encoding YraN family protein, with protein sequence MPTTATPPTRTATPPRAATPPRAATPPRAAASPRATTPPRKATPTTPGNAAATLTTTLRSRATHHNKSLGRKGEALAAQYLESQGLTILDTNYTCRHGELDLVATDGQTLIVCEVKTRSDPSFEPPAAALTPRQARRIRESTESWLTLHHVPWVPIRCDLVAILWPPGDPPTLDHRRAIL encoded by the coding sequence ATGCCCACCACCGCAACACCCCCCACCCGCACCGCAACCCCGCCCCGCGCCGCAACCCCACCGCGAGCCGCAACCCCACCGCGAGCCGCAGCTTCGCCCCGCGCCACAACCCCGCCCCGCAAAGCCACCCCCACCACCCCCGGCAACGCAGCCGCAACCCTCACCACCACCCTGCGTTCCCGCGCCACCCACCACAACAAATCCCTGGGCCGCAAAGGCGAAGCCCTGGCCGCCCAGTACCTGGAGTCCCAGGGCCTGACCATCCTGGACACCAACTACACCTGCCGCCACGGCGAACTCGACCTGGTGGCCACCGACGGCCAAACCCTGATCGTCTGCGAGGTCAAAACCCGCAGCGACCCGTCGTTCGAGCCCCCCGCCGCCGCCCTGACCCCCCGTCAGGCCCGCCGCATCCGCGAGTCCACAGAATCCTGGCTAACCCTCCACCACGTCCCCTGGGTCCCCATCCGCTGTGACCTGGTAGCCATCCTGTGGCCGCCCGGCGACCCCCCAACCCTCGACCACCGCAGAGCCATCCTCTAG